From one Spiroplasma endosymbiont of Panorpa germanica genomic stretch:
- the hemW gene encoding radical SAM family heme chaperone HemW produces MTNVKLVKTEVKSLYVHIPFCDNICFFCDFVKVKKTSDRQVENYLDKLEIEVNSQSDYLQNLETIYIGGGTPSCLNELCTIKMLEILKPFVNKNLEYTIEINPEKVTKEKLQIYKDFGINRLSIGVQSFSNLLLKKIGRIHDNLQPINVIKMAREIGFDNISIDLIYNLFDQSKEDILIDIQKISEIKPDHISWYSLILKENSIWGKLKKKIPDNDEYFDEIINKQLEVLGYKRYEVSNYSLNGLVSKHNLAYWENKHFIGVGLGAAGFIGKDGKLFLTKNEGNVENWECVLQEISQKEYYFQIIMMGLRLIDGIDFNQVKHSKEALSYFREELQIHFNNQLLEETETGFKCTPRGYEIMDNILLDII; encoded by the coding sequence ATGACAAATGTTAAATTAGTTAAAACAGAAGTAAAAAGCTTATATGTTCACATTCCTTTTTGTGATAATATTTGCTTTTTTTGTGATTTTGTTAAGGTCAAAAAGACCTCAGATAGACAAGTAGAAAATTACTTGGACAAGTTAGAAATTGAAGTTAATAGTCAAAGTGATTATTTACAAAATTTAGAAACAATTTATATTGGCGGGGGAACGCCTAGTTGTTTAAATGAACTTTGTACTATAAAAATGCTAGAAATTCTTAAACCCTTTGTAAATAAAAATTTGGAATACACAATCGAAATCAACCCAGAAAAAGTGACTAAAGAAAAACTGCAAATTTATAAGGATTTTGGAATTAACAGATTGAGTATTGGGGTTCAAAGTTTTAGTAATTTGCTTTTGAAGAAAATTGGAAGAATTCATGATAATTTACAACCAATTAATGTAATAAAAATGGCTCGAGAAATTGGTTTTGATAATATTTCAATTGATTTGATTTACAATTTGTTTGATCAATCAAAAGAAGATATTTTAATTGATATTCAAAAAATCAGCGAAATTAAACCCGACCACATTTCTTGGTACTCATTAATTTTGAAAGAAAATTCGATTTGAGGAAAATTAAAGAAAAAAATTCCTGATAATGATGAATATTTTGACGAGATAATTAATAAGCAACTAGAAGTTTTGGGTTATAAAAGATATGAGGTTTCAAATTATTCCCTAAATGGCTTAGTTTCAAAGCACAATTTAGCTTATTGAGAAAATAAGCATTTTATTGGTGTTGGTTTAGGAGCAGCTGGTTTTATTGGTAAAGACGGTAAATTATTTTTAACTAAAAACGAAGGTAATGTAGAAAATTGAGAATGCGTTTTGCAAGAAATTTCGCAGAAAGAGTATTATTTTCAGATCATTATGATGGGACTGAGGTTAATTGATGGCATAGATTTTAATCAGGTAAAACACAGCAAAGAGGCCCTGAGTTATTTTCGAGAAGAACTTCAAATTCATTTTAATAATCAATTGTTAGAAGAGACTGAAACAGGCTTTAAATGCACCCCGAGGGGTTATGAGATTATGGATAACATCCTTCTAGACATTATTTAA
- the nadE gene encoding NAD(+) synthase: MDLKKYKDELVNFIREETKKANAKGVIVGVSGGIDSAVMSLLAKEAFPDDYLTVWMPIQSSQEDLDCVNELIQKHHLNNVKVDLLSVFQSIKTELQKTNLPVSDLALANTKARLRMSSLYGLGQSKNYLVLGTDNAVEWHIGYFTKFGDGGCDLLPLVHLLKGEVSDLGKILEVPTSIIKRPPTASLWEGQTDEKEIGFSYNEIDDYLCGKKSNPELKNRVDSLHKISEHKRRGANQPKPFKRG; the protein is encoded by the coding sequence ATGGATTTAAAAAAATATAAAGACGAACTAGTTAATTTTATTAGAGAAGAAACCAAAAAAGCTAACGCCAAAGGAGTGATTGTTGGGGTTAGTGGAGGAATTGATTCTGCTGTTATGAGCCTTCTGGCCAAAGAAGCTTTTCCTGATGATTATCTTACAGTTTGAATGCCAATCCAATCATCTCAAGAAGATTTGGACTGTGTAAATGAATTAATCCAAAAACATCATTTGAATAATGTTAAAGTTGATTTGCTAAGTGTTTTTCAAAGTATTAAAACAGAATTGCAAAAAACTAATTTACCAGTTAGTGATTTGGCGTTGGCAAACACAAAAGCTCGATTACGAATGAGTAGTTTATATGGTTTAGGTCAATCTAAAAATTATTTGGTTCTGGGAACTGATAACGCTGTTGAATGACATATTGGATATTTCACTAAGTTTGGTGATGGGGGATGTGATTTACTACCCCTGGTTCATTTGCTAAAAGGAGAAGTTAGTGATTTGGGAAAAATTTTAGAAGTGCCAACTTCAATTATAAAACGCCCACCAACAGCTTCCCTTTGAGAGGGACAAACCGACGAAAAAGAGATTGGATTTTCATACAATGAAATTGATGATTATTTATGCGGAAAAAAATCAAACCCGGAATTAAAAAACCGAGTTGATAGTTTGCATAAAATTAGTGAACATAAAAGACGTGGGGCCAACCAACCAAAACCATTTAAGCGAGGCTAA
- a CDS encoding ABC transporter ATP-binding protein produces MEQTTITKEQAAINEANEKAEEAFAKKDKKSFFGLLSGYFKQYWIITISVILVTLLSSIATVLGPKITERLMGTLMAGQLEKAFTGDISSAGGLTEFNDFIHKTYSFISAKFVGDDLVYFSNLFGMELTWTGWIYVQLVLFGFIAVFTFISNFLAGLMGKRIEINLRNKSLEKLVKQDMSYYSDKKIGEILTKIVSDTQIIGEQAQQVPVTMLSAIFTFFGSLIVMSTINGFLTLVVVGAMLIILVTIFGSFTIVKKMMFRVRSSITRINGDVTDRINTVRLIKASGTEEYETERFKEVHKDYYNKSKKLVNMQAIMITIMIAGISSIQIVIIIAAALRYHDNVAILSVALTSFISGVGTMIGPLMQMVRVAVGLASASTSSQRIYAIINSKSIIDPHYDSNEGIHIEHIDGDIVFKDVVFAYPEKPEQVILPKFNITFEKGKSYAFVGETGVGKSTISKLLLRFYDPSEGQVLINSKHDLKDIQLSSYLDKVGYVEQEPQILFGDVLDNIRYGRFDATDEQVYEAAKKAELHELVSTWPDGYSTILGERGFMLSGGQKQRLVIARMFLKDPELLILDEATSALDNIVEKEIQANLEELMKGRTTISIAHRLSTIKNSDKIIVLAKGIGAAQSGTFDELKNKPGHFQELYKAGLMD; encoded by the coding sequence ATGGAACAAACTACTATAACAAAAGAACAAGCAGCCATAAATGAAGCTAACGAAAAAGCAGAAGAAGCTTTTGCTAAAAAAGATAAAAAATCATTTTTTGGTCTTTTGTCAGGATACTTTAAACAGTATTGAATAATAACTATTTCAGTTATTTTGGTTACTTTGCTCTCATCTATTGCCACTGTTTTAGGGCCTAAAATTACAGAAAGATTAATGGGAACTTTAATGGCGGGTCAATTGGAAAAAGCCTTTACTGGAGATATCTCATCAGCGGGTGGCTTAACCGAATTTAATGACTTTATTCACAAAACTTATTCATTCATTTCTGCAAAATTTGTGGGAGATGACTTAGTTTATTTCTCAAATTTATTTGGGATGGAACTAACTTGAACTGGGTGAATTTATGTGCAACTAGTTTTATTTGGATTTATTGCGGTATTTACATTTATTTCAAACTTCTTAGCGGGTTTAATGGGTAAAAGAATTGAAATTAATTTAAGAAATAAATCTCTTGAAAAATTAGTAAAACAAGATATGAGTTATTACTCAGATAAAAAAATTGGAGAAATTTTGACCAAAATAGTTTCTGATACACAAATAATCGGTGAACAAGCGCAACAAGTTCCAGTAACGATGTTGTCAGCTATTTTCACTTTCTTCGGATCGTTAATTGTTATGTCAACTATCAACGGATTCTTAACCTTAGTAGTAGTTGGAGCAATGCTAATTATTTTAGTAACTATTTTTGGTTCATTTACAATCGTTAAAAAAATGATGTTCCGCGTAAGAAGTTCGATTACAAGAATTAATGGAGATGTAACTGACAGAATTAATACAGTTCGTTTAATTAAAGCTTCGGGAACAGAAGAATACGAAACCGAAAGATTTAAAGAAGTTCATAAAGACTACTATAATAAGTCAAAAAAATTAGTAAATATGCAAGCTATTATGATAACAATTATGATTGCCGGGATTTCTTCGATTCAAATTGTTATAATAATTGCAGCGGCTTTAAGATATCATGATAATGTAGCAATCTTATCAGTAGCTTTAACTTCATTTATTTCTGGTGTCGGAACAATGATTGGGCCACTAATGCAAATGGTAAGGGTAGCTGTTGGACTAGCTTCAGCATCAACTTCTTCACAAAGAATTTATGCTATTATTAACTCTAAATCAATTATAGATCCTCACTATGATTCAAACGAAGGGATTCACATTGAACATATTGATGGGGACATTGTCTTTAAAGATGTCGTCTTTGCTTATCCAGAAAAACCAGAACAAGTAATCTTGCCAAAATTCAATATCACTTTTGAAAAAGGTAAAAGTTATGCTTTTGTTGGAGAAACCGGAGTTGGTAAATCAACAATTTCTAAACTGCTATTAAGATTCTATGATCCTTCGGAAGGACAAGTTTTAATTAACTCAAAACATGATTTAAAAGATATTCAACTCTCAAGTTACTTGGATAAAGTTGGTTATGTTGAACAAGAACCTCAAATTTTATTTGGTGATGTTTTAGACAATATTCGTTATGGTCGTTTTGATGCTACTGATGAACAAGTTTATGAAGCAGCTAAAAAAGCTGAACTTCACGAATTGGTTAGCACTTGGCCAGATGGTTATAGTACAATACTTGGAGAACGCGGATTTATGTTGTCAGGAGGTCAAAAACAACGTCTAGTAATCGCTAGAATGTTCTTGAAAGATCCAGAACTATTAATTCTTGATGAAGCAACCAGTGCTTTAGACAACATTGTTGAAAAAGAAATTCAAGCTAATCTAGAAGAACTAATGAAAGGCCGTACGACTATTTCAATTGCCCACAGACTAAGCACAATTAAAAATTCTGATAAAATAATTGTTTTAGCAAAAGGAATTGGAGCTGCTCAAAGCGGAACCTTTGATGAACTAAAAAACAAACCTGGTCATTTCCAGGAACTGTATAAAGCCGGATTAATGGATTAG
- a CDS encoding MSC_0882 family membrane protein, with the protein MGYNNDFKNNGYNNQNNNFDPNYGNQNRNVIQPRRYDQRSANSFNDDLPFIDDTSEYQKSVIKNNQSSAQIEYQKKLQRYSQYRLENENNYQNNWNQGNYNYPQNYYQETMDFEKPISYGNYDFNPYEPINNNLNYYNQSGYYQSLAPVQVPRQTNYSQEALNHQNNGSCDVPGCEFNQSESFSKPNSSQPNPAPLGNNQNYNPGGNMPNFAPDYSWNNQFDKKEKLEYSKQYSKSQIIPKQILKEIFLEKTRVALLIIFGLVGLITTSIFTAAYFEAKRMGLSLSDPNQKIWGIPTVNIPYPFWMISIMIISLSLFLIGLADLLFLNANVKKYEKDLRLGYENVPYFITKNYRAIVARAVYLNWIAFTSYVLMSIVLGILYGMQTAFESGKTDIYLFFWKVGNFKNFTSEITVTITCLLTVLGIHIANIVFTKIRKNNLISYYGYEILPPDEIRAIKRGANKRCMIIFFVTLFTILFVIVIPIIIIKKKKGVPFRWPWQMLN; encoded by the coding sequence ATGGGATACAACAATGATTTTAAGAACAATGGTTATAATAATCAGAATAATAACTTTGACCCAAATTATGGGAATCAAAACCGCAATGTCATTCAACCCCGTCGATACGATCAAAGATCTGCAAATAGTTTTAACGACGATTTGCCATTTATTGACGACACCTCTGAATACCAAAAATCTGTTATTAAAAATAATCAGTCATCTGCGCAAATAGAATATCAAAAAAAATTACAAAGATATTCTCAATACCGCTTAGAGAACGAAAATAATTATCAAAATAATTGAAATCAAGGCAATTACAATTACCCACAAAATTATTATCAAGAAACAATGGACTTTGAAAAGCCAATAAGTTATGGAAACTATGACTTTAATCCGTATGAACCGATAAATAATAATTTAAATTACTATAATCAATCAGGTTATTATCAATCCCTAGCCCCAGTTCAAGTACCAAGACAAACAAATTATTCACAAGAAGCTTTAAACCATCAAAATAATGGTTCTTGTGATGTGCCTGGTTGTGAATTTAATCAAAGCGAATCTTTTAGTAAGCCTAATTCATCTCAACCAAATCCAGCTCCACTTGGAAACAATCAAAATTACAATCCAGGTGGGAATATGCCAAATTTTGCCCCTGATTATAGTTGAAATAATCAATTTGATAAAAAAGAGAAACTGGAATACTCAAAGCAGTACTCTAAATCTCAAATTATTCCCAAGCAAATTTTGAAAGAAATTTTCCTAGAGAAAACTCGCGTTGCCTTGCTAATTATTTTTGGATTAGTTGGTTTAATAACAACATCAATCTTTACTGCGGCTTATTTTGAAGCCAAAAGAATGGGCTTGAGTCTTTCAGATCCAAATCAAAAAATTTGAGGCATTCCAACGGTTAATATTCCTTATCCATTTTGAATGATAAGCATAATGATCATTTCTTTATCTTTATTTTTAATCGGACTTGCGGACTTATTATTTTTAAATGCAAACGTTAAAAAATATGAAAAAGATTTAAGATTGGGATATGAAAATGTACCTTATTTTATTACCAAAAATTATCGAGCAATTGTTGCTAGAGCGGTTTACTTAAACTGAATTGCTTTTACAAGTTATGTTTTAATGTCAATTGTTCTAGGAATACTTTATGGAATGCAGACAGCATTCGAATCGGGAAAAACTGATATTTACTTGTTTTTCTGAAAAGTGGGTAACTTTAAGAACTTTACTTCAGAAATCACTGTCACAATTACTTGCTTGCTGACAGTTCTAGGAATTCATATTGCAAATATTGTTTTCACAAAAATTAGAAAAAACAATTTAATTTCGTATTATGGTTATGAAATTTTACCCCCAGATGAAATAAGAGCTATTAAAAGAGGGGCAAATAAACGCTGCATGATTATATTTTTTGTTACATTATTTACTATTTTATTTGTTATTGTAATACCAATTATTATTATCAAAAAGAAAAAAGGGGTTCCATTCCGTTGACCATGACAAATGTTAAATTAG
- the trmFO gene encoding methylenetetrahydrofolate--tRNA-(uracil(54)-C(5))-methyltransferase (FADH(2)-oxidizing) TrmFO — MKRIVNIIGAGLAGCEAAYQLSKKGILVNLYEVKRLRRNSVQNLDSFAELVCSNSLRSDDIKNAVGTLKEEMRNLDSLIIRAAEANKLPAGGSLAVDRDNFSNFITKQIEEDPNITIINEEVTKIDTSLPTIIASGPLTTSSLQDEIQKIIGKDYFYFYDAVAPIVKKESINMKIAFKKNRYEKGETQDYINCPMNEEQYNLFYQELINAQVAESHLENDKKLKYFEGCMPIEAMAKRGYKTMLFGPLKPAGLRNFDGTNNFGVVQLRQDNAKDDLYNLVGFQTNLKWPEQKRVFQLIPGLEKAEFVRYGVMHLNNFINAPKIINHHLQMKICENIFFAGQITGVEGYVESAATGIIAARNMTNFLTDRPMVKMPNTTVIGGLINYIITTSSQNFQPMKANWSVVASLPLNLAKSRKEDKKQSYSQRAIQDIKKILNNF, encoded by the coding sequence ATGAAAAGAATTGTTAATATTATTGGCGCGGGTTTAGCTGGATGTGAAGCTGCGTACCAGTTATCAAAAAAAGGTATTTTAGTGAATCTTTATGAGGTAAAAAGATTGAGGCGTAATTCAGTGCAGAATTTGGATTCATTTGCAGAATTGGTTTGTTCAAATTCATTGCGCAGTGATGATATAAAAAATGCTGTGGGAACTTTGAAGGAAGAAATGCGAAACTTAGACTCATTAATTATTAGAGCAGCAGAAGCCAACAAACTACCAGCGGGAGGTTCGTTAGCGGTTGATCGAGACAATTTTTCAAATTTTATCACCAAACAAATTGAAGAGGATCCAAATATCACAATCATTAATGAAGAAGTAACAAAAATTGATACAAGTCTGCCAACAATTATTGCTAGTGGACCATTGACGACTTCGAGCTTACAAGATGAAATTCAAAAAATTATTGGTAAGGATTATTTTTACTTTTATGATGCAGTTGCCCCGATTGTAAAAAAGGAATCGATTAATATGAAAATTGCTTTTAAAAAAAATCGCTATGAAAAGGGTGAAACCCAAGACTACATTAATTGTCCAATGAATGAAGAACAATACAATTTGTTTTATCAAGAATTAATTAACGCCCAAGTTGCAGAATCTCATCTAGAAAATGACAAGAAACTTAAATATTTCGAGGGCTGTATGCCAATTGAAGCAATGGCTAAAAGAGGATATAAAACCATGCTTTTTGGTCCGTTAAAACCAGCAGGACTAAGAAATTTTGATGGCACAAATAATTTCGGGGTGGTCCAACTGCGTCAAGATAATGCCAAAGATGATTTATATAACTTAGTTGGATTTCAAACTAATTTAAAGTGACCAGAACAAAAACGAGTTTTTCAATTAATACCAGGACTTGAGAAAGCGGAATTTGTCAGATACGGAGTTATGCATTTGAATAACTTTATCAATGCTCCCAAAATTATAAACCATCATTTGCAAATGAAAATTTGTGAAAACATTTTCTTTGCTGGTCAAATAACTGGAGTAGAAGGTTATGTAGAATCAGCTGCTACGGGAATTATTGCTGCCAGAAATATGACTAACTTTTTAACTGACAGACCAATGGTTAAAATGCCAAATACCACCGTCATTGGAGGTTTGATTAACTATATAATTACAACAAGCTCACAAAATTTCCAGCCAATGAAAGCAAATTGGAGTGTCGTAGCGAGTTTACCATTAAATTTAGCTAAATCTCGAAAAGAGGACAAAAAACAATCATATTCTCAAAGAGCAATTCAGGATATAAAAAAAATCCTCAATAATTTTTAG
- the obgE gene encoding GTPase ObgE yields MKFVDVALFEVKAGKGGDGAVSFRHELFVANGGPNGGDGGDGGDVVFIGDEGKSSLLDLKLQKNYFAFDGEKGDIKNMHGKDGKDIIVKVPVGTVLINQENQDILADFTKEGQVVILAQGGKGGKGNARFANSRNKAPTIFEAGELGEKFSIRAELKVLADVGFVGLPNAGKSTLLRAISNSKAEVADYPFTTINPQLGVSRDNNGRTFTVADLPGLIEGASLGKGLGHEFLRHIERCRIICHVIDMSGNYGTEDVIKNYELIRNELVTYNLNLDKRREIIVANKMDLDEAQINIIDFKEHFKDYEIIEISGTKKTNIPTLLTAIADALENTKDIPLWEIKGNEIKEGVKVYTFESPTKDIQVLNLGNGRWEVKGESVFKVYQKTPIATHDNLLLFNEKMRRLGIYDTLREKGAAKGDFVKIYDIELEWMD; encoded by the coding sequence ATGAAATTTGTTGATGTAGCCCTTTTTGAAGTTAAAGCCGGAAAGGGTGGTGATGGAGCTGTTAGTTTTCGTCACGAACTCTTTGTAGCCAATGGAGGACCCAATGGTGGTGATGGCGGTGATGGTGGTGATGTTGTCTTCATCGGTGATGAAGGTAAGTCTTCACTTTTAGACTTAAAATTACAAAAAAACTATTTTGCCTTTGATGGTGAAAAAGGTGACATAAAAAATATGCACGGGAAAGATGGTAAAGATATAATTGTTAAAGTTCCTGTGGGAACAGTTTTAATTAATCAAGAAAACCAAGATATTCTAGCTGATTTTACCAAGGAAGGTCAGGTTGTGATTTTAGCCCAAGGTGGTAAAGGTGGAAAAGGAAATGCTAGATTTGCCAACTCTCGTAACAAAGCTCCAACAATTTTTGAAGCTGGAGAATTGGGAGAAAAATTTTCAATCCGTGCCGAATTAAAAGTTTTAGCTGATGTTGGTTTTGTGGGATTACCAAATGCAGGAAAATCCACTCTACTAAGAGCTATTTCAAATTCAAAAGCAGAAGTTGCGGATTACCCTTTTACAACGATTAATCCTCAGCTGGGAGTAAGTCGTGACAACAATGGTAGAACATTTACAGTAGCAGACTTACCAGGATTGATCGAAGGAGCTAGTCTAGGTAAAGGTTTAGGACATGAATTTTTACGTCATATTGAAAGATGTCGTATTATATGTCATGTAATTGATATGTCAGGAAATTACGGAACCGAAGATGTGATCAAAAATTATGAACTAATTCGTAACGAACTAGTCACTTACAATTTAAATCTAGATAAACGTCGAGAAATTATTGTGGCTAATAAAATGGATTTAGATGAAGCTCAAATAAACATAATCGATTTTAAAGAACACTTTAAAGATTATGAAATAATAGAGATTTCAGGAACTAAAAAAACTAATATTCCCACACTTTTAACAGCGATCGCAGATGCTTTAGAAAATACAAAAGATATTCCACTTTGAGAAATTAAGGGAAATGAAATTAAAGAAGGGGTTAAAGTTTATACTTTTGAATCACCAACCAAAGATATTCAAGTTCTTAATTTGGGTAACGGTCGTTGAGAAGTTAAGGGAGAATCGGTCTTTAAAGTTTATCAAAAAACCCCAATTGCCACTCATGATAATCTCTTGCTTTTTAATGAAAAAATGAGGAGATTAGGAATTTATGATACTCTTAGAGAAAAAGGCGCTGCCAAGGGTGATTTTGTTAAAATTTATGATATTGAATTAGAATGAATGGATTAG
- a CDS encoding single-stranded DNA-binding protein: MNNVIVIGQMEGEPQVVYTSGDGLKKLYKFVLRTPKPFKNKAGEITEDFINIKAWSNTILDEYSLHDQAYLGIEGHIRSFANGELSNFANEIVASKIIYLN; encoded by the coding sequence ATGAATAATGTAATCGTAATTGGTCAAATGGAGGGTGAACCCCAAGTGGTTTATACTTCAGGTGATGGCCTTAAAAAACTATATAAATTTGTATTAAGAACACCCAAACCTTTTAAAAATAAAGCCGGTGAGATAACTGAGGATTTTATAAATATCAAGGCTTGATCTAATACTATTTTAGATGAATACAGTCTCCATGACCAAGCTTACTTGGGTATTGAGGGACATATAAGATCTTTTGCTAACGGTGAGTTGTCAAATTTTGCTAACGAAATAGTCGCTAGCAAAATCATTTACCTAAACTAG
- a CDS encoding DNA-processing protein DprA: protein MNDVILYFALKYYGNWKLIYKAIKNNEKILNGDLELIDKEIKAKSLSINNPLYPDVLREVNNPPFVIFHYGNIDLINQYYRCVGMVIGAKLSKYQSKALKDFVKFFHKNSPIMVIKIDNHINDSLKVVFNPSKKIILVVKEPLLCFLKSNADLIKDYEFSNNLLVISEFYEKTEASYLGPMYERIFTGISKTALVICDSSEHHFKQTITLLNDSGKSIFVLPEEIYKKSNNNSLIKEGALIVQSGADILNIL from the coding sequence GTGAATGATGTAATTTTATATTTCGCCTTAAAGTATTATGGTAATTGAAAATTGATTTATAAAGCTATCAAAAACAACGAAAAAATATTAAATGGGGACTTGGAATTAATCGATAAAGAAATTAAAGCAAAATCATTATCGATCAATAATCCGCTATATCCTGACGTTTTAAGAGAAGTCAATAATCCACCATTTGTCATTTTTCACTATGGAAATATTGATTTAATAAATCAGTATTATCGCTGCGTTGGAATGGTTATTGGGGCCAAATTAAGCAAATATCAAAGCAAAGCTCTCAAAGACTTTGTCAAATTTTTTCACAAAAATAGCCCTATAATGGTAATAAAAATAGACAATCATATTAACGATTCATTGAAGGTGGTTTTTAATCCTAGTAAAAAAATAATTCTAGTAGTCAAAGAGCCGCTATTATGTTTTTTAAAAAGTAATGCTGATTTAATTAAAGATTATGAGTTTTCCAATAATTTACTTGTTATTTCAGAATTTTATGAAAAAACAGAGGCCAGCTATTTAGGGCCTATGTATGAGCGAATTTTTACAGGCATCAGTAAAACTGCCTTAGTTATTTGTGATAGTAGTGAACATCATTTCAAGCAAACAATCACTCTTTTAAATGATTCGGGCAAATCGATATTTGTCCTGCCTGAAGAGATTTACAAGAAATCCAATAATAACAGCCTGATTAAAGAAGGGGCTTTGATTGTTCAAAGTGGAGCTGACATTTTAAATATTTTATAA
- a CDS encoding DUF3196 family protein, whose translation MNNDFYPQTILEIKELLDAKKYQEAQSIIDQELGMPYLPIEFEEQLLQLRLELLRNGREQNQKSWNLDSIKIMLASADANIQLNAIEALKGFNVRNLLLELKNMLSSDIVCDENKVCILFILAEQQVDEDFKVFKKNGWHNFNPTKMDLREYLKKLEIIKHRLEELVYNDNPSLFGVCEFILNSYFYAAFPNFDEQDIDVIVGAIWYKASVAQGMEIGYNNIKEIMKIEEKKFIKAVDLINSYNII comes from the coding sequence ATGAATAATGATTTTTACCCTCAAACCATCTTAGAAATTAAAGAGTTATTAGATGCTAAAAAATATCAAGAGGCTCAATCAATTATAGATCAAGAGTTAGGAATGCCTTATTTGCCAATCGAATTTGAAGAACAATTATTGCAACTACGCTTGGAACTTCTACGAAATGGTAGGGAGCAAAATCAGAAGTCTTGAAATCTTGATTCAATTAAAATAATGCTGGCCAGTGCTGATGCAAATATTCAATTAAACGCCATTGAAGCTCTTAAAGGTTTTAATGTAAGAAATTTACTTTTGGAGTTGAAAAATATGCTAAGTAGTGATATTGTTTGTGATGAGAATAAAGTTTGCATTTTATTTATACTAGCCGAACAACAAGTGGATGAAGATTTCAAGGTTTTCAAAAAAAACGGTTGACACAATTTTAATCCGACAAAAATGGACTTAAGAGAATATCTTAAAAAACTTGAAATAATTAAGCACAGATTAGAAGAACTCGTATATAATGATAATCCCAGTCTTTTTGGGGTTTGTGAATTTATTTTAAATAGTTACTTTTATGCGGCGTTCCCCAATTTTGATGAGCAAGATATTGATGTTATTGTCGGTGCAATTTGATATAAAGCTTCGGTGGCACAAGGGATGGAAATCGGGTATAATAATATTAAAGAAATTATGAAAATAGAGGAAAAAAAATTTATTAAAGCAGTTGACTTAATCAATTCTTACAATATAATTTAG
- a CDS encoding TIGR04561 family membrane protein translates to MKIWTFYASLEILDFSVPVWAILLIFIVFAVIFLSLYVSIFIKSRSKYLKDKNQSEKISEKDLYKFEDLQLEFEKEILKIKKLEKTKNKK, encoded by the coding sequence ATGAAGATATGGACTTTTTATGCTAGTTTAGAAATTCTTGATTTTTCTGTTCCGGTTTGAGCAATTTTATTAATTTTCATAGTTTTTGCTGTGATTTTTTTATCTCTCTACGTTTCGATTTTTATCAAGTCAAGAAGTAAATATTTAAAAGATAAGAATCAGTCAGAAAAAATTAGTGAAAAAGATCTTTATAAATTTGAGGACTTGCAATTAGAATTTGAGAAGGAAATTTTGAAAATCAAAAAATTGGAAAAAACTAAGAACAAAAAATAA